One Brassica napus cultivar Da-Ae chromosome A5, Da-Ae, whole genome shotgun sequence DNA window includes the following coding sequences:
- the LOC106451820 gene encoding NAC domain-containing protein 16 — MANSCLKEGRFSAPGFRFHPTDEELVVYYLKRKICGRKLRINAIGVVDVYKVDPTELPGLSVLKSGDRQWFYFTPRNRKYPNAARSSRGTATGYWKATGKDRIIVYNSRSVGLKKTLVFYRGRAPNGERTDWVMHEYTMDEEELGRCKNAKEYYALYKLYKKSGAGPKNGEEYGAPFQEEEWVDDDDDREEADNVAVLDDHVVRYENNPRVDDGVFCNPVNVRSDDFNKLLNEIPYAPGLAPRQMNELSGVMQVNNEEEIQSTLLNNSSGEFLAPSEVGMFLPNYQPNSMHSSYQSHAANSFDATEVKSAFNASGMAPFLFEKEDYIEIDDLLTPEKGAASVEKPAQFLNPGEYEHFNDYDQLFHDVSMSFDLEPVFQGTSTDLTSLSNFADNGRQHFLYQQQFQNQTLESQANSFMDPNPKVNQFIDDMWFKDAQADLYDQTQSSSLAFASPSSGVMPESKNPVMSVNAQDQECQIGGETRSQFSSAMWALLDSIPSTPASACEGPLNRTFVRMSSLSRIRFSAKSVTTSKVTAAKKGIGNRGFLLLSVVGALCAIFWVFIIATVGVQGRHRDLNLS, encoded by the exons ATGGCGAATTCGTGTTTGAAAGAAGGTAGATTCAGCGCACCAGGTTTCCGGTTTCACCCTACGGATGAGGAGCTGGTGGTGTATTATCTGAAGAGGAAGATCTGTGGGAGAAAGCTTAGAATCAACGCAATCGGTGTCGTTGATGTCTACAAAGTGGATCCTACCGAGTTGCCTG GTCTGTCGGTATTGAAGTCTGGAGATCGGCAGTGGTTCTACTTCACGCCAAGGAACAGGAAGTATCCAAACGCAGCTAGGTCGAGTAGAGGCACTGCAACTGGTTATTGGAAGGCTACAGGGAAGGATAGAATCATAGTGTACAACTCAAGATCGGTAGGACTCAAAAAGACTCTTGTTTTCTATAGAGGTCGTGCACCTAATGGTGAGCGTACTGACTGGGTGATGCACGAGTACACAATGGATGAAGAAGAACTCGGCAGATGTAAGAACGCCaag GAGTATTATGCTCTTTATAAGCTGTACAAGAAAAGTGGGGCTGGTCCCAAGAACGGTGAAGAGTATGGTGCTCCGTTCCAAGAAGAAGAATGggtcgatgatgatgatgatagagAAGAGGCAGATAATGTTGCTGTGCTGGATGACCATGTGGTCCGTTACGAGAATAACCCTCGTGTGGATGATGGTGTTTTTTGCAATCCTGTCAATGTTCGGTCAGATGATTTCAACAAGCTTCTCAACGAGATCCCATATGCACCTGGGCTTGCTCCAAGACAAATGAACGAGCTTTCTGGTGTTATGCAG GTTAATAACGAAGAAGAGATACAGAGCACGTTGCTGAATAATTCTTCTGGTGAGTTTCTTGCCCCCTCGGAAGTTGGAATGTTCTTGCCAAATTACCAGCCAAACAGCATGCACTCGAGCTATCAGTCCCATGCAGCAAACTCATTTGATGCTACTGAGGTCAAGTCAGCTTTCAATGCATCTGGTATGGCACCtttcctgtttgagaaggaggattacattgaaatAGATGATCTTCTTACCCCTGAAAAAGGAGCTGCTTCAGTTGAGAAGCCTGCACAGTTCTTGAACCCCGGTGAATATGAACACTTTAATGACTATGACCAATTGTTCCATGACGTCTCCATGTCTTTCGATTTAGAACCTGTGTTTCAGGGAACTTCCACAGATCTGACTTCTCTGAGTAATTTTGCTGACAACGGAAGGCAGCACTTCCTTTATCAACAACAGTTTCAGAACCAGACCCTTGAGAGTCAGGCCAACAGCTTCATGGATCCTAACCCAAAAGTCAATCAATTTATTGACGATATGTGGTTTAAAGATGCTCAGGCTGATCTCTATGATCAAACACAATCTTCTTCTCTAGCATTTGCTTCACCTTCATCAG GTGTGATGCCTGAATCCAAGAACCCTGTTATGAGTGTTAATGCCCAAGACCAGGAATGCCAAATTGGTGGTGAAACAAGGAGTCAGTTCTCATCAGCTATGTGGGCCTTGCTGGACTCAATACCTTCAACACCAGCCTCTGCCTGTGAGGGTCCACTTAATAGGACCTTTGTGCGTATGTCTAGCTTGAGCCGCATCAGGTTCAGTGCGAAGTCAGTGACTACTAGCAAAGTTACCGCAGCAAAGAAGGGTATCGGAAACAGAGGTTTTCTTCTCTTATCAGTTGTGGGTGCTTTGTGTGCCATCTTCTGGGTGTTCATCATAGCTACAGTTGGAGTCCAGGGGAGACATCGTGACCTAAACTTAAGTtag